Genomic DNA from Candidatus Scalindua japonica:
GCCACCGCCCAAATGTGTCTCTATGTAGACATCATGGGGTGGCATAAGATTGATTAACTTTTGGAATACTCCTCCTTTGCCTCCTGAATAATTCATAAAAGCAGTATCGCTGAAAAGAAAGAGGATGTCAAGATGTTTTTTTATATTTTACAAAATAATGGGAATACTCCCCATCTCGTTATATAACAATATGTTAGTTCGGCCCGACCCTGGCTGGCTTAATGGATAACGGGAAAAACAATTGTCGTTAGACAGGAAAAATAATTTACGTGAGTCACAATCCTTTCTCTCTTATATCTAAAGGGCTAAAAACAAGTATAATAGTAGTAGTATTATTATCTGCTAAGTACTCTTCAACAATAGTATAGTTCTTTTCTATCAATTTTATAATTGAATCTTCTTTACACCTATCATACATTCTCACAATAAAGACACCATTTTTTTGTAAATAATTAGCGTATCTATCCAAAGTTCCCTTAATTTTGCTTCTATTTATATAATTTAACGATTCTCTAAACAAAATCACACCATATTCCATTGTGGGAACATAGCTTAATATATCAGAAGTTATGAATTCACATATTGAATGTTTTTGGATATCCCTTATACTACATCTTTGAATAGCTTTTTGAACTGCGATCTCAGACACATCAACGCCTGTGTAACGTTTGTATATGTCAGTATGAAG
This window encodes:
- a CDS encoding class I SAM-dependent methyltransferase, with the translated sequence MTNIVRRAFHVILKRIGGGKARKYVWDQEYSNGNWDFLETDEKTASGDIIYTFLNKYSKNGDILDLGCGSGDTALHLHTDIYKRYTGVDVSEIAVQKAIQRCSIRDIQKHSICEFITSDILSYVPTMEYGVILFRESLNYINRSKIKGTLDRYANYLQKNGVFIVRMYDRCKEDSIIKLIEKNYTIVEEYLADNNTTTIILVFSPLDIREKGL